The following coding sequences lie in one Actinomyces capricornis genomic window:
- a CDS encoding phospho-sugar mutase, with protein sequence MTQSLEQDLDAAVTSWIAEDPDPVTRAELDGLLQAHRSGQAEATAELADAFGSTLAFGTAGLRGRLGGGPARMNRVVVIRAAAGLAAYLREQVGEGFTAIIGYDARYGSAQFARDTASVITGAGGRALLFDSHCPTPVLAFALRHLEADAAVMVTASHNPPQDNGYKVYLGGRAVSDWGQGAQIVPPYDERIAAAIEAVGPLSDVPMPEQGWEVVDPAIREEYLERVTQAACTRRIAPLRIVLTAMHGVGGPLCRQALERVGFDDIVEVAEQFEPDPDFPTVPFPNPEEPGALDLAMALARKVDADLIIANDPDADRCSAAIPDPCAEGGWRQLTGDEVGALLGEQAAELAAFAGTGVLANSIVSSRLLRRIAQSHGLGHRQTLTGFKWISRVPDLVFGYEEALGYCVDPTAVRDKDGISASVCLASLTSVLKQQGRSIPDLLDRLARDHGLHATSPLSLRVEDLSIITETMERLRSGGAPARLAGSPVVEEIDLLDGAPDCTGDRLPPTNGLVWTTAADDRVIIRPSGTEPKLKCYCEVILPVGKQDDMAALRRAAAQRLEEIKSDLRGVLGMG encoded by the coding sequence GGCCTTCGGCACCGCCGGGCTGCGAGGGAGACTGGGAGGGGGCCCGGCGCGCATGAACCGGGTCGTGGTCATCCGGGCCGCCGCGGGCCTGGCCGCCTACCTGCGCGAGCAGGTCGGGGAGGGCTTCACCGCGATCATCGGTTATGACGCCCGGTACGGCTCAGCCCAGTTCGCCCGTGACACGGCCTCGGTCATCACCGGCGCCGGGGGGCGGGCGCTCCTGTTCGACTCGCACTGCCCCACCCCGGTGCTCGCCTTCGCCCTGAGGCATCTGGAGGCCGACGCCGCGGTCATGGTCACCGCCTCCCACAACCCTCCCCAGGACAACGGCTACAAGGTCTACCTGGGCGGCCGGGCGGTCTCGGACTGGGGCCAGGGCGCCCAGATCGTGCCGCCCTATGACGAGCGGATCGCCGCGGCCATCGAGGCGGTCGGCCCCCTCAGCGATGTGCCCATGCCCGAGCAGGGGTGGGAGGTGGTGGATCCGGCAATCCGCGAGGAGTACCTGGAGCGGGTCACCCAGGCCGCCTGCACCCGGAGGATCGCCCCGTTGAGGATCGTCCTGACCGCCATGCACGGCGTGGGCGGCCCCCTGTGCCGCCAGGCCCTGGAGCGGGTCGGCTTCGACGACATCGTGGAGGTGGCCGAGCAGTTCGAGCCCGACCCGGACTTCCCCACCGTCCCCTTCCCCAACCCCGAGGAGCCCGGCGCCCTGGACCTGGCCATGGCCCTGGCCCGCAAGGTCGACGCGGATCTCATCATCGCCAACGACCCCGACGCCGACCGCTGCTCGGCGGCGATCCCCGACCCCTGTGCCGAGGGCGGCTGGCGCCAGCTCACCGGCGATGAGGTGGGCGCCCTCCTGGGCGAGCAGGCCGCCGAGTTGGCGGCCTTCGCCGGCACCGGCGTCCTGGCCAACTCCATCGTCTCCTCTCGGCTGCTGCGCCGCATCGCCCAGTCCCACGGCCTGGGCCACCGCCAGACGCTCACGGGCTTCAAGTGGATCAGCCGGGTGCCGGACCTGGTCTTCGGCTATGAGGAGGCACTGGGCTACTGCGTGGATCCGACGGCGGTGCGGGACAAGGACGGGATCTCCGCCTCGGTGTGCCTGGCCTCCCTGACCTCGGTGCTCAAGCAGCAGGGCCGCAGCATCCCCGACCTGCTGGACCGCCTGGCCCGGGACCACGGCCTGCACGCCACCAGCCCCCTGAGCCTGCGCGTGGAGGATCTGAGCATCATCACCGAGACCATGGAGCGGCTGCGCTCCGGCGGTGCTCCCGCCAGGCTGGCGGGCTCCCCGGTGGTTGAGGAGATCGATCTGCTCGACGGCGCCCCGGACTGCACGGGGGATCGACTGCCGCCCACCAATGGGCTGGTGTGGACCACCGCGGCCGACGACCGGGTCATCATCCGGCCCTCGGGCACCGAGCCCAAGCTCAAGTGCTACTGCGAGGTGATCCTGCCGGTGGGCAAGCAGGACGATATGGCCGCCCTGCGCCGGGCCGCGGCCCAGCGCCTGGAGGAGATCAAGTCCGACCTGCGCGGGGTGCTGGGGATGGGCTGA